A single genomic interval of Corvus hawaiiensis isolate bCorHaw1 chromosome 5, bCorHaw1.pri.cur, whole genome shotgun sequence harbors:
- the ELMOD2 gene encoding ELMO domain-containing protein 2 isoform X3, whose amino-acid sequence MWAHIWGFLYSNYFRFWLKWILRLLTGKCELQRVLGGAEAGARRTLSIEHSLESSKNKVLRNAVHVEEAEVEKCVRDIMKEKKIEQKDTGFKTNLHISLLQISGYKKLYLNVENLRKVPYDSENEEHEEQLIELWNLLMPYENLKARISKQWCDIGFQGDDPKTDFRGMGLLGLVNLVYFSKHYTNEARQILSRSNHPKLGYSYAIVGINLTEMAYSLLKNGALKAHLYNMVSGLPQMEHFHQFY is encoded by the exons ATGTGGGCGCACATCTGGGGGTTCCTGTACAGCAACTACTTTCGGTTCTGGCTGAAGTGGATCCTGCGGCTGCTGACGGGGAAGTGCGAGCTGCAGCGCGTCCTGGGCGGCGCGGAGGCGGGCGCGCGGCGGACGCTGAGCATAG AACATTCACTGGAGTCATCAAAAAATAAG GTTTTAAGAAATGCTGTACATGTTGAAGAAGCTGAAGTGGAGAAGTGTGTCAGAGatataatgaaagaaaagaagattgAACAGAAGGATACAGG GTTTAAGACAAATTTGCATATATCCTTACTGCAGATATCAGGTTATAAAAAACTGTATTTGAATGTGGAAAACCTGAGGAAGGTCCCATATGattcagaaaatgaagaacACGAGGAACAGTTAATTGag CTCTGGAATTTGCTGATGCCTTACGAGAATCTGAAGGCCAGAATCAGCAAACAGTGGTGTGACATCGGCTTCCAAGGTGATGATCCCAAAACAGACTTCAGAGGAATGGGGCTGCTGGGCTTAGTGAATCTGGT GTATTTTAGTAAGCATTACACCAATGAAGCTCGTCAGATCCTTTCTCGATCAAATCACCCAAAGCTGGG ATACTCCTATGCCATAGTTGGGATCAATCTGACAGAGATGGCATACAGCTTGCTCAAGAATGGTGCTTTAAAGGCTCATCTCTACAACATGGTCTCTGGGTTGCCACAGATGGAGCACTTCCATCAGTTTTACT aa
- the ELMOD2 gene encoding ELMO domain-containing protein 2 isoform X2 — MWAHIWGFLYSNYFRFWLKWILRLLTEHSLESSKNKVLRNAVHVEEAEVEKCVRDIMKEKKIEQKDTGFKTNLHISLLQISGYKKLYLNVENLRKVPYDSENEEHEEQLIELWNLLMPYENLKARISKQWCDIGFQGDDPKTDFRGMGLLGLVNLVYFSKHYTNEARQILSRSNHPKLGYSYAIVGINLTEMAYSLLKNGALKAHLYNMVSGLPQMEHFHQFYCYLVYEFDKFWFEEEPESIMHFNQYREKFHEKIKGLLLNCNVVLTLQDTKKP; from the exons ATGTGGGCGCACATCTGGGGGTTCCTGTACAGCAACTACTTTCGGTTCTGGCTGAAGTGGATCCTGCGGCTGCTGACGG AACATTCACTGGAGTCATCAAAAAATAAG GTTTTAAGAAATGCTGTACATGTTGAAGAAGCTGAAGTGGAGAAGTGTGTCAGAGatataatgaaagaaaagaagattgAACAGAAGGATACAGG GTTTAAGACAAATTTGCATATATCCTTACTGCAGATATCAGGTTATAAAAAACTGTATTTGAATGTGGAAAACCTGAGGAAGGTCCCATATGattcagaaaatgaagaacACGAGGAACAGTTAATTGag CTCTGGAATTTGCTGATGCCTTACGAGAATCTGAAGGCCAGAATCAGCAAACAGTGGTGTGACATCGGCTTCCAAGGTGATGATCCCAAAACAGACTTCAGAGGAATGGGGCTGCTGGGCTTAGTGAATCTGGT GTATTTTAGTAAGCATTACACCAATGAAGCTCGTCAGATCCTTTCTCGATCAAATCACCCAAAGCTGGG ATACTCCTATGCCATAGTTGGGATCAATCTGACAGAGATGGCATACAGCTTGCTCAAGAATGGTGCTTTAAAGGCTCATCTCTACAACATGGTCTCTGGGTTGCCACAGATGGAGCACTTCCATCAGTTTTACT gtTATCTAGTTTATGAGTTTGACAAGTTCTGGTTTGAAGAGGAACCAGAAAGCATTATGCACTTCAACCAGTACAGAGAgaaattccatgaaaaaattaagGGACTTCTACTGAATTGCAATGTGGTACTGACCTTACAAGATACAAAGAAACCTTAA
- the ELMOD2 gene encoding ELMO domain-containing protein 2 isoform X1 gives MWAHIWGFLYSNYFRFWLKWILRLLTGKCELQRVLGGAEAGARRTLSIEHSLESSKNKVLRNAVHVEEAEVEKCVRDIMKEKKIEQKDTGFKTNLHISLLQISGYKKLYLNVENLRKVPYDSENEEHEEQLIELWNLLMPYENLKARISKQWCDIGFQGDDPKTDFRGMGLLGLVNLVYFSKHYTNEARQILSRSNHPKLGYSYAIVGINLTEMAYSLLKNGALKAHLYNMVSGLPQMEHFHQFYCYLVYEFDKFWFEEEPESIMHFNQYREKFHEKIKGLLLNCNVVLTLQDTKKP, from the exons ATGTGGGCGCACATCTGGGGGTTCCTGTACAGCAACTACTTTCGGTTCTGGCTGAAGTGGATCCTGCGGCTGCTGACGGGGAAGTGCGAGCTGCAGCGCGTCCTGGGCGGCGCGGAGGCGGGCGCGCGGCGGACGCTGAGCATAG AACATTCACTGGAGTCATCAAAAAATAAG GTTTTAAGAAATGCTGTACATGTTGAAGAAGCTGAAGTGGAGAAGTGTGTCAGAGatataatgaaagaaaagaagattgAACAGAAGGATACAGG GTTTAAGACAAATTTGCATATATCCTTACTGCAGATATCAGGTTATAAAAAACTGTATTTGAATGTGGAAAACCTGAGGAAGGTCCCATATGattcagaaaatgaagaacACGAGGAACAGTTAATTGag CTCTGGAATTTGCTGATGCCTTACGAGAATCTGAAGGCCAGAATCAGCAAACAGTGGTGTGACATCGGCTTCCAAGGTGATGATCCCAAAACAGACTTCAGAGGAATGGGGCTGCTGGGCTTAGTGAATCTGGT GTATTTTAGTAAGCATTACACCAATGAAGCTCGTCAGATCCTTTCTCGATCAAATCACCCAAAGCTGGG ATACTCCTATGCCATAGTTGGGATCAATCTGACAGAGATGGCATACAGCTTGCTCAAGAATGGTGCTTTAAAGGCTCATCTCTACAACATGGTCTCTGGGTTGCCACAGATGGAGCACTTCCATCAGTTTTACT gtTATCTAGTTTATGAGTTTGACAAGTTCTGGTTTGAAGAGGAACCAGAAAGCATTATGCACTTCAACCAGTACAGAGAgaaattccatgaaaaaattaagGGACTTCTACTGAATTGCAATGTGGTACTGACCTTACAAGATACAAAGAAACCTTAA
- the LOC125326660 gene encoding classical arabinogalactan protein 7-like, giving the protein MSAASSVPAAAPAPSPGTAVPARCTTTHPSPAYKLPPAARHDPATGPPASCRPEVISCPYGSPAAAARLRGPRPHPSVSTAASHFSAAEYCSPTATGIHDRPIAPSLDRGRSPSPWFCSPAISRSARTICHTDCCHHSLPR; this is encoded by the coding sequence ATGTCTGCAGCCTCCTCCGTGCCTgccgctgctccagccccgtcTCCCGGCACCGCCGTTCCTGCCCGctgcaccaccacccaccccagcccagcctacaagctcccaccagcagcacGCCACGATCCAGCCACCGgccctcctgcctcctgccGCCCCGAGGTCATCTCCTGCCCATATGGCAgccctgccgccgccgctcgccTCCGTGGCCCCAGACCGCACCCTTCCGTCTCCACCGCAGCCTCCCACTTCTCAGCTGCTGAATACTGCAGTCCCACCGCCACCGGCATCCATGATCGTCCCATCGCCCCCTCCCTCGACCGCggccgcagccccagcccctggttctgcagtcctgccatctcccgCTCTGCCCGAACCATCTGCCACACGGACTGCTGCCATCACAGCCTGCCGCGTTGA